tcagggttctcaatttcgatatGTACAATTCGGTATGGGCAATGCGTACTAATCCGAGAGGATATCGGTGCATGGACCATCTTCTATCGGGTAATACCAGTGTTTTGACTGATACCAAGGCGTATCGATTGATACTGAGGTGTCTCGATCGATACTGCCCCAGATTTTGACCGGTATCGAGGCATACTGATCGATACGCCTTGACGTGATAGATGAAagtatttttaagattttatggTATATCATCGATACGCCCTAGCGTAATGACAATACGTACTGTACCGAGCTCTACTCGGTATGTCGATACGGACCGGTATTCAAAACTATGTTACCCATCCCAAAAGGTGTCTTTGAGAGTCGAGGGTGATACCGGTGCTTGTAAGCCCCGAAAGGATTGTTCTCTTAGCAAGAATATATAATTCTTTCAATTCCACCCTTCTGCTACCTTGAGAAAAAGAAAAGCCCCTCATTTTATGGAAAAAAGTCTGTCATTGGGCAGCCGTTCAAATAGTGCATTTTGAAACCCTAAACCATcctcatttactattgcttagttCTGATGTCTATGAACATTTTCATACAAATCTTATTTTTATCGTTTAGAGGAATGTGTTTCTGAAGGATACATTTAGTCATGCCAAAGCTAGATCGAAACATGTAGGAGGTGTCATCGTTCACTTGTCTTTGAGGAGATCAAAGGAAACTAAGGTTTGCTGCTGGGAATACCAAATGACAATCCAAGTAATCAGACTAGGAAACTGCCACAATTATATTTGATGCTTCTCTATTCGCATAAATGAGTGTCTTATGTGATCGAAACTCTTGAGTAATTCAAACTCAAAAAGAAAGAAACCCTATGGAACATTTAGGATCTGTACATCACCTTTCTTTGCCGGGCCTGTGAGAGTGCAGATTCAAGCTGTCTTTCCAGTTGTTGCAATTCCTTCACACTCAGTGGACCGAGGTCTTCCCCAAGCAAATGCCTTCACATAATAATATGCAGCTTCTATGTTAATCGGTGTAACTAAATAGCACTTTACGTTGATCATAATTTATAGATGATCGAATCGGAAGTTTGATTTGGCAAAAAGGAGATCAAGCAAAAATGTGTTGCTGCTGGATAGAAGGAGAACCTCTGGGAGCGTTGCAGGGACTCGAACCTTGTCTTCAACTTGGCCATTTCTTGGTACCAATTCTACAATGTGGTGCAAATGACTAAGCATCATGTCTTCTAATAGGCAAATAAAGGAACTCTAATTGCTTGATTATATTGCAACACAAGGAGAGCAGCAAGTGTGAAAGTAGATTACATATTTACATTCATATATGTGAGACTAGGGTTCTCTAAAATCATATCTCATGACAACCTTCCTCTCAAAGCAATTAGGATAGCATATATGTACAAGAAATCTGGCAACAGCTTTATTATGAAAGTAGATGAAGATAAAAGGAGTGCTAAGATCAAAGAAAGAACATGGTTCCCACTATACTCAGAAATGCTGTAACATAAAATCCACATGTACTTTACGACTATAGAAACATAAAGAACTAATGTGAAATTTATTAATATGGAAATTATATACCTCCTATCATTATTGTTGAGaattttgccaataatttttcttagtattttgaCATTTCTTGGCTCACGACTCTGATGATAAAGAAAATTCTTAAAATAGAGATGAAGCCATTTATATATAGACGCTCtaccatcaaaaatatttttctctatcaCCATCGACCTCTATAATGttcaaagattaattcaaattcaaaATATTTAGACCATCATGAATGAAGAAATTTAATGAGAACGATTACATACATATGAAAGAAAACCCAACATGTCACCTGAATCCTTAATTTGTACcactcttatgttttggaatcggATCGTCTAGTTTCGAGGGGCATGCAAATTTGCAGTTCTATTCAACTTTAGGGCACGAAATGATTAGCGTCATTAGCATAATTCTTTCACATTGTCAAAATAGTTCTTGATGCAAAATGTCATCAAAATAATATAAGAGAATGAAAATGGTCACAAAATATTTGACATGATGGAAACCCGAAATGCCAAAGAACACAAACCTGTGCTTCACGATTAGCAACGTTAGAATCCTGGGATGTGTAACAGCAACGTTGATATCGCTCTAATGTTTTGCTTGTTCTACAATGTAATCAATTCAACAGGACATTATCAATGATAAGTGTGATGATAAGGCCATAAATGAAAACAAAGTTCAGTAAATTAAATGGAGAGGAAACACAGATCATATGGTAGCTTCAAAGACTCCATGCAAATCCAATGTGCATAGTTGCATGAAATAAAATGTATAACATGGTCTTCTCTTTACCTCCTGCCACAAGTAAAATTGTCATATACCATAATACTATaacatggacaatgataagttgcaTTAATTGTCATATGTATAACTCAAAAGGGTTCTACAAAGGAATGACAAGAAATAaactaaaaattaggattatgttttttgtAAAGAAAATCACAAGATTTTTCTTTCTAAGTAAAAAAAAATGTATAAACATTTCCTTGCGTTAATATACGACAATAAATTGGGTTTATTCAATATTAATGATGGTCATCAATCATGAGAATGAAATACAACCTtgacatttcaatttttttttttggagaataaTCTTCCAAATTTATGATCCCATTGAGGTTTGGAGaaacaaaatatgctatcttTTTAACACACATATATTCACATTATAGATGAACACATTATGAATGCCTAGAAAGTATGCCCACTTCTCAAATGAGAGGGATTATAAAGGCAATATCTTCCACATGTATAATCAGAAATAAAGTATTAGCTGAAAAACTCAATTGGAAATATTGACAAACATTTTCCAAAACTCAAATGTATGATTTGAGCGCTGACTGACCATTTAGAGAACACCTCTCATCCCTACTCAAGTTCTAcataaatataattgaaaatAATTGAAAAGAGGCATGACACCATAAGGTCAAAGTTTTACTTTTGCTAaaactttcttttttgtttttttactgtTAAATTGCTAGATTTGGAATTATCAACTCTTTGCTCACTTATTCCTATGTTTAGATGGTAGCATCCTTGGCTGTTCTTTTTGCTTCatacatcattaaaattttacaTGCTAAAATTTAGAACCCATTAAGAAAATTAGTAGCTTCATATAGCAATGGTGCACATAACAAGATTAAGGACTGATGAACAATCTTACCCTCATTAAAATCATGAAACCAATTGAATGTTGAGATTAAGTGTCTCAATGACATATGTGAGAAATCATATGTGACCTAGGCTTGAGCATGATTAAGCAAATCAAAAACTTGACGAACTTACCGGTTCAATCACAAAGCAACAAGTAGAAGGACAACTAGGAAGATGAGGTGAAACTAAAAGAAGAATGAATGTTAAACACTATTTATAAGGATCATGCTTTtgcataattaaaattaatttatcaaAAAACAAGATATCATTACAATGTGTACATTGTATTGTAGCCTTTGTTCATAGGAATATGTAAAAGTTCAATTGTCTCCATGTTTTTGTACAATAATTTTAATGTTATCCTAATTTCTTTATATCTTTTTGAATCTCAACACTACAGCTATTGGGATACTTGGATATTTGACTTGAATAAAATCCTACTTACCATATGACAAAAAATTAAAGATCTATGTACTTGTGAACAAAAATGATATTTGGTTGCCTTCTAGATGAGAAGTTTGTTTACTTCAAGAAACTTTCAAGCTCAAGAGTTATGTTTGATCAACAGATGAAGATGAGATAATCATGATTCCACCCAAGGATTATTCTTCATGGACAATTACCTTGTTGTAGTGGTTGACTATATTAACTGTGTCATTCAACTGTTTGATTAACATCTGACTAGTCTTGTATTTCTGAATTTAAAATTGTAATACTTTATGTGCCTGAATTTGAGTTTATTTTGGACTATCATCATCAGATTTCCCATGCATTCACTTTACATCTTTTTTCATTCCTTTCCTATCatttctatcttcttcttcttcttcctaccaAATCACTCTATTTTTGCCTTCTCACAACTGATATAAACACAGTAATACTAAGAACTGATTCTTTAGCTTATAGATCTGTCCTTGTGAATGTTCATCTCAAAGCTTTTCACTTAGGGGTAGGTCCTTGTGCACACAACACAGTGCTTGTTTGACTCATTGTGTACACAAAGCTTGGGAGATAGTCTAATGTTTGTTCACTCTTTCATCTTCACAATAAAAAAATAGAGATCCAAGTGCAACAACTACATGTTTATTTTACTTGAAAGGACTCCTCTAATGTTCTTAAGTGAAAGGCGATGTTTTCTCAAAACATGCTTCCTTGCCTACTTGCTAATGGTTGAATTGCAATCAGTTCTTAGACCCAAGGAAAAGCAAGTAGGATATATGTACCTTACATGACAATCATATGTAGATGAGTATGCTGACATTTAACATCTGAAGATCTGCATAAATATGTCATCATTATCTACGATCTAAAAATCCGAGACTCGAAAAGAGAAACTCAACAAAGAAAATAAGAACCAAGAAATCCCAAGAAAAGAAGGGTTGAGATCCTTAAGGATTCGAAGCAGGCACGTGTGTGGATCGAGTTGACAAATCCATGGAGAGAAAGCACAAACTGGCTTAAATGGAtggtagaaagagagagagagagagctgttcCTCGTTTCTTTTCCTTGGGGAACTCATCCTTCCAGTGATCCAAGGGCTACGTTTAGGGTTTTTAGAGATTTGAGATCTGGGTGACCAGAGCTAACACAAGAAGGGTAAAAGGAAAGGCGAGAAAAGCCGGGGATCCAAAAGGTAATGGCAGATGATGCCATAAATAAGAGAAATGAAGGGCTAAAGAAAGATCGACCATTTCTTACGTCCAGACCTGCTCAGTCTCTTCCAACAAAGACATGAAGCAGAAAATAGGATCCACTAACTTTTCGTcaatcctcctcctccttagcATAGAAATGGCAAGGATCAATCCTCAGATGAGTATCCATGCCAACACTAGAATCAACCTGCATCAGTACTATGAACACGCCGCAGAACCAGCTGAAAAGGTTAAAGCCATCGCAGATCCAGCGTAGATCTATGGGTTAAGGACCGAAAGTGAAGGCGATCAGCGAGAGAGAGCGTGTGCTGGTGGTGTACCCAACGCTGCCGAACTCGTAGACCTTGCCGCGGCTGGAGAAGATGATGAGCGCGACCTCGGCGTCGCAGAGGACGGAGAGCTCGTACGCCTTCTTCAGCAACCCGTTCCTCCGCTTGGAGAAGGTGACCTGCCGGTTGATCTTGTTCTCGATCCTCTTCAGCTCCACTCGTCCCCTCCCCATGTCGTCCTTCCCCTCCCACACTTCCTCTCCTCTTGCTTTGCGTTGATGCTGTGTTGGAGAAGAAGAGAATATAATTATGGTTGGGGGATGAGAGAATATTAGAGGTGACAGTGATAGGGCACGACAACTGTTGCCTATCCCTTTCCACATTGTTTCTTATCCCATCATCGTCGTCGAGCCAATTGCTTCTCATCTTAACCCACAAAATGTAGCACACCGTCTGCTCCTTAAACGCTCGTCTTCCACAAATAAGCTCACTTAACCTTCCTTAAGATCCGAAGGTATTAGAGCGAGAAGGAGACAGAAGTGCAGGTATGACGCTTCTGAGATTACTAGGTTGAGGTGATCATGTCCTACGGAAGAGGAGGGGTCGCGCTACGTGTCGCGCGCTACACGCATCCTATCATGTCAGCGTGAAGCATCGGGCCGTCGGTTGGTCAGCTTTTACGTACCCGAACGATATTTATAGGATTACGTGCTGCAATGGCCATCTCAAATAATACGACAGCCTATCACGTAAGAATGAATCCTGGGACGAATATACTGCTCCTCGGCTTAAATGACGCCATTGAAGTAGTAGGAGAAGTAATGTTGGGTTCTCGGTTTGTGCTCGCGATATCCATCACTAGATGTGCAGCGAGaaataatgagagagagagagagagagcagatggTTGCTGGTGGCAAGTCTTTCCCATGGCTTGCTTTCTCTTTTGGCAAGTCTTGCTCGCCAACCTGACTCCACCATGGAATTTCCCATATCCGAGAAAGAAAGAACAGAACGGGGAAGGTCTGAGTGCATGGGCTATTAATTCCCCAACTAACCGCTAGCTGCATTGTGATGGAGACGAGATGAGATCTCGAAAGGTAAAAGTGTGGGTTGCTACAAGAAGCAAGCGGAGATACATTTGTGGTGAGGAGGGAGGTCTCGGAAAAGCCCACTGCATCCCATCGATCAAaatggtgatggtggtggtggtggctaaCTGGGCGTGAGAGCGACCGCTTCTCTCTCTTTCCCCATGGAAGATGTTTCCTCACGTTGCGTCATTGTCgaccttttttctctctctcccaTTTCCGTCGTCTTCTTTGAGCTGGACCACTGGATGGGAGCTCCCACCACCTACATGTCTGCACATCCAAGCAAGCTCGAGCTCGGGCTCTGCGGTACGAGGATTCCGTTCTGCACTCACTGTGTGATCAAGCAATTGTTTTTATGTTCAAGGAACAAGAGGGCCTCACACTGATCCGATCAGGATTGTGTGCTGCAGTATACCCACTGTGGCCGCTCTGTATAATAGGTAGCTAAGCTGCTGCATGCTGCTACGATCCTCCTCGCACGCGCGAACCGCGAAAGCAGTTCATCAAAAGCTATGGTGTTCACAGGTGGATACTGAACTGTGCTGGGAAGGTATCTCTATCCCCCGTTCCATGGATGTTGATCTCTCATCAGCCTCTTCACACTGATCGATCGCTACAAATCCGTAGCCCCGTACTTGGTTCAGCCATAGCCCTGTCACTGTTGACCctccctctctcttctctctctctctctctctctctctctctctctctctctctctctctctctctctctctcgcgtcctGGACGAACTTTTTGGCTGGATGTGGATTGCATGCAAGTCTCGAAAACCTGGAGTTGCGTCAGCTACATGGCTCCTTTTTCGTTGAAGACCGACACTTCCTGCAACCATTAAAACTTGAGATGAAGATCTTGGACTCATTCCTCCAACGAGGATGCTTTATTTTTCGAAGCTTTTTGAAGCCATTATTGTGTCTGTGGAGGCCTTTGGAGATCAGCTTTATGCACTCAGCTGTTGCCATGGTCGAGGAGCGATGAGATTGGGGGCGGCAAGCGCCGGTCGCTTTAAAGCTCTCGAATAGAGACGTCTCCATAGGCTTAGAACTATTCTAGTCTCTCTTAAACACAAAATCCATCCTGTTTAGGCCATAAAATGAGAGTTATTTTtgggaagtatatatatatatatatatatatatatatatatatatatatatatagaggatatCATCCTACAAAATActcatattttggtattttaaatcgatatttctctttttttattctaaataatattattatttttaaacatatttaaattattcttaaaaaattcaattattataatatttgacttattatagtgtttttggccttttacagtgttttgaccatcataataaaaatattatagaacctacttgaaaataattataaatgagCCAAATGAAATCAAAATACACTAGGATATATTTGATACATCATCCTATGATTCAAA
Above is a genomic segment from Musa acuminata AAA Group cultivar baxijiao chromosome BXJ3-4, Cavendish_Baxijiao_AAA, whole genome shotgun sequence containing:
- the LOC135636077 gene encoding agamous-like MADS-box protein MADS3 codes for the protein MGRGRVELKRIENKINRQVTFSKRRNGLLKKAYELSVLCDAEVALIIFSSRGKVYEFGSVGTSKTLERYQRCCYTSQDSNVANREAQNWYQEMAKLKTRFESLQRSQRHLLGEDLGPLSVKELQQLERQLESALSQARQRKTQLMLDQMEELRKKERHLGEINKQLKEQIEAEGATFRALQGPWCSDATAGGNAFPVQPLQSSGMDREPTLQIGYHQFVPPEVVAMPRNSAGENNFMLGWVP